One Vigna unguiculata cultivar IT97K-499-35 chromosome 7, ASM411807v1, whole genome shotgun sequence genomic region harbors:
- the LOC114192206 gene encoding auxin-induced protein X15-like → MMLRSFVGKIEKGVSLLVHRRATSVVSDDVREGYFAVLATKGGESKRFIVGLNFLNDPAFLGLLDQAQEEFGFRQKGALEIPCQPQELQKILDRSRV, encoded by the coding sequence ATGATGCTTAGGTCTTTCGTTGGGAAGATAGAAAAGGGTGTTTCACTCCTCGTACACAGAAGAGCAACAAGTGTTGTGTCCGATGATGTTAGGGAAGGATATTTTGCCGTTCTTGCAACCAAGGGTGGAGAATCCAAAAGATTCATTGTTGGCTTAAATTTCTTGAATGATCCTGCTTTCTTGGGACTTCTAGATCAAGCTCAGGAAGAATTTGGTTTCAGACAAAAGGGTGCTCTTGAAATCCCTTGTCAGCCTCAAGAATTACAGAAGATTCTAGATCGTTCCAGAGTGTGA
- the LOC114192144 gene encoding thylakoid lumenal 15.0 kDa protein 2, chloroplastic, translated as MAHSHYLLHIPSLPSLSASLTSQTPSLPVRRLHPKTHSYHAPSHATLSSFKPLHFALSGALSLGLLFGGIRVAEAAKVGVNKPELLPKEFSTVIDVAGFLSDGQEKRLAAEIAALEADTGFKLRVLAQNYPDTPGLAVKDFWQVDDRTVVFVADPTFGNILNFNVGASVDLDIPRSFWSRLAGKYGNIFYWKEKGEDASIEAAVTAISNCLREPVGPNNCSEVN; from the exons ATGGCGCATTCTCATTATCTTCTTCATATTCCTTCGCTACCATCTTTATCTGCATCTCTCACTTCCCAAACTCCTTCGCTTCCCGTTCGGCGATTACATCCCAAGACGCACTCGTATCATGCCCCTTCACACGCCACTTTAAGCTCTTTCAAACCTCTTCATTTTGCTCTCTCTGGAGCCCTCTCACTTGGGTTATTATTCGGAG GAATTAGAGTGGCCGAGGCTGCAAAAGTAGGTGTGAACAAGCCGGAGTTGCTCCCCAAGGAGTTTAGCACTGTCATTGATGTTGCCGGGTTCCTCTCTGATGGACAG GAGAAAAGACTAGCAGCAGAGATTGCTGCTCTTGAAGCAGATACCGGATTCAAGTTAAGGGTTTTGGCCCAGAACTATCCTGATACGCCAG GTTTGGCTGTCAAAGATTTCTGGCAGGTAGATGACAGAACAGTTGTCTTTGTTGCGGATCCCACATTTG GTAATATATTGAATTTCAACGTTGGTGCTTCAGTTGATTTGGACATCCCACGTAGTTTTTGGAGTCGCTTGGCTGGGAAATATGGAAACATTTTCTATTGGAAAGAAAAG GGGGAAGATGCTTCTATTGAAGCAGCAGTAACGGCAATTTCTAATTGCCTAAGAGAACCAGTTGGGCCTAATAATTGTTCTGAGGTGAATTAA